The following are encoded in a window of Impatiens glandulifera chromosome 5, dImpGla2.1, whole genome shotgun sequence genomic DNA:
- the LOC124938708 gene encoding uncharacterized isomerase BH0283-like, translating into MGKKPIKYTVVDAFTESPFKGNPAAVCLLEEEKDDEWLQSVATEFNISQTAYLIPIPNSDTTPRFHLRWFTPVAEVKLCGHGTLASAHFLFTTSLSHTDKIEFLTLSGILTAKKVYETDDNFSIEMDFPVVLLVENDHIGEVTVRKAMNVSSVIEIKKTAADDFLVVLPSGKNVSEFEPQFDEIQKCPGRGLLITGVAPTESGFDFISRFFCPKLGMNEDPVCGSAHCVLASYWSKKLGKCDFVAYQASSRGGILNLHFDEINQRVLLRGKAISVMEGSILV; encoded by the exons atgGGAAAGAAGCCGATCAAGTATACAGTG GTTGATGCCTTCACTGAATCGCCATTCAAGGGGAATCCGGCTGCCGTTTGCCTGCTCGAGGAAGAGAAAGATGACGAATGGTTGCAATCTGTAGCAACTGAGTTCAACATTTCCCAAACAGCTTACCTGATTCCAATACCTAATTCAGACACAACTCCTCGTTTTCATCTCCGATGGTTCACTCCCGTTGCAGAG GTTAAACTTTGTGGACATGGGACACTAGCATCTGCACACTTTCTCTTTACAACTAGTTTATCCCACACTGATAAAATCGAATTTCTAACCCTTTCTGGAATTCTAACTGCTAAAAAGGTTTATGAAACAGATGATAACTTCTCAATTGAAATGGATTTCCCAGTAGTTCTATTGGTTGAAAATGATCATATTGGTGAAGTTACAGTTCGCAAAGCCATGAATGTTTCTTCTGTAATTGAAATAAAGAAGACTGCAGCAGATGATTTCTTAGTTGTTCTTCCATCAGGAAAGAATGTATCAGAATTTGAGCCTCAATTTGATGAAATACAAAAATGTCCTGGTAGAGGTTTACTTATAACTGGTGTTGCTCCTACCGAATCAGGGTTTGATTTCATTAGTCGATTCTTCTGCCCCAAGTTGGGGATGAATGAG GATCCTGTTTGTGGAAGTGCACATTGTGTTTTAGCATCATATTGGTCAAAAAAACTTGGGAAATGTGATTTTGTTGCTTACCAA GCATCGTCTAGAGGAGGCATTCTAAACTTGCATTTCGATGAGATAAACCAAAGGGTACTTCTTCGAGGAAAGGCTATTTCTGTAATGGAAGGATCTATCCTTGTCTAA